A stretch of DNA from Vicinamibacteria bacterium:
CCAGCTCCTCATCGTCGAGCTCCTCGCGTAGCTCGAGCTCCTCGAGTTCTAGCTCGAGCTCGTCGAGCAGCTCCGGCTGAGACCGGAAAGAACGATTAATGGCCGACTGAAGAACCGAGGTAGTTTCGCGTTAGCAAACTCAAACCCTCCATTCGCCTCGGAATCAACTGCCGGCACAACTGGTTGCGTTAGCTAACATTATTAGCTAACATAACCGCGATGAAGGTTACGATCCACACGGCGAAAACGACGCTCTCCAAGCTCATCGAGCGAGCGCATGCCGGCGAAGAAATCGTCATCTCGCGAGGCGATGTGCCCGTAGCGCGACTCGTACCGATTGCGCTCCGACCTCCCCGGCGCAAACCGGGGACTCTCCGAGGCGTTGTGAAGATTCCCGACGCGTTCTTCGAGCCTCTGCCCGAGGAGGATCTCGACGCGTGGGAGGGAAGGTCTTGAAGCTTCTTCTCGACACACACGCGCTGCTCTGGTGGTCTACTCTCGACGGGAAACTATCGCGGAAGGCCAAGCGCGGCATCGCGAGCGAAAACAACGATGTGTTCGTGAGCGCGGCATCGGCATGGGAGATTGCGACCAAAGCACGAATCGGAAAACTCGAGTGGCCAGCGACAGCCGGAACGGTGAACTCTTACGTCCTCGAGCAGGGCTTTCGGGCACTTCCCATATCGTTGGAACACGCGGAACGAGCGGGGCAGCTCCAGATCAATCACCGCGATCCGTTCGATCGGATGCTCATCGCTCAAGCGCTGGCCGAAGACATGTGGCTCGCGAGCAACGAGGACTTCTTCGACCGAGCAGGGGTCAGGCGCTACTGGTGATGAGGCTATCGAGTCCTAGCTGGCTGGCTGTCGGCTGAGCCGAGGTTCCTACTTCGTTCCCAGTCGAAAGGTGTGGCGGATGCGCATTTTGACGCTCACCGTGACGCCGTTCTTTTCAGCGGGCTCGAAGCGCCACTGCGCGACGGACTCCCGAACGGCGTCATCGAGAACCGACCCGGCTGACTCGACGACCCGAATATCGACCGGAATCCCCTCATCGGTGACCACGAACTCGAGCGTCACTCTTCCTTGCTGCTCGAGCCGACGAGCCTCTCGGGGGTAACCGGGTGGGTCTCCCGAGATTCTTCTGGCAGGTTTGTCATCGGGGCCGAGCTCGACGAGCTGCCCCGGTCGAATGCCCGCCGCGGCAGGGCTGGAACCGCCAGCCCCGATCGAGCGGAGTCTAGCAACGAGATTGACGCTTTCCCCACCCCGTGCCGCCACTACGGATCGCCAGGTCTCATAGCCGTCGCGCGCGACATGAACTTCGTGCTGGCCCGGGTCGAGCTCGATCTCTTCGAGGGGAGTCTTCCCGACGGAGCTCCCGTCGATCGTGACGAGGCCTCCGGGCGGCGTCGAGTCCACGAATAGGATTACATTAGCAGGCTGAAGGGCCAACCTGAGTGATTCGGCCCGCGACGCACCGGTCAGCTCGAAGACCTCTTCGAGCGGGAGAAAGCCATCCTTGGTGACGCGAACGCTGTGCTTTCCCTCGCCGAGTGACGGAAGACCGATGGGCGAAGGTCCGAATTCCGTTCCGTCGACGACGACGTTAGCTCCCGGTGGGTCGGTTTGAATACGAACCTCGTAGCGGGGGGCCCTGCCGTACCATTGAACCAGCAAGCTCGCGGAGAGGACCGCCAGAACGAAGACTGCGGCGACCGCCTTTCGCCCGCCGGAGTGCGCCTCGCGCGAAACCGAGGGCTTTGGGGAAACGCTCCCGGGATCGAGCACGAGCGTTTGCTCCCCGACGGCCCCCGAAACCGTGACTCGTTCGGAGTCGGTGCCGTTCAAGGCGGCCACGAACTCCGAAAAAGAAGCGAAGCGCTCTTCCGGATCCTTTGCCAGCGCCCGGACGAACACGTCGTGGTAATCCCGCGGGAGGCAAGGGTTGTGCTCGTGCGGAGGAATCGGTGTGCTATTGACGACGTTGTATACCAGCGTCGTGATGTTCTCGCCGGAAAATGGCCTGCGCCCCGTCAGCATCTCGTAAGTGACCACGCACAAGGAATAGATGTCCGCCCTCGGTGACATCACGTCGCCCCGGATCTGCTCGGGAGACATGTAGGAGGGCGAGCCGAGGAACTGCCCCGATGTGGTCATCACCGTCGATTCCAGGTGTGCGAGGCCGAAGTCGGTGATGACCGGGCGGCCATCCCGGGAGACCATGATGTTGGCCGGCTTGATGTCGCGGTGGCAGATACCCTTGTCATGAGC
This window harbors:
- a CDS encoding TonB family protein, with the protein product MQELRFGRYEVRSVIGQGAMGKVYGAYDPRTKRPVAVKVIKDEILSQDENGEFLRRFQREARAAGSLSHPNIITVFDVGENYFVMEYLEGETLSSLLAKRGPLPLDETLQIVSPIADALAFAHDKGICHRDIKPANIMVSRDGRPVITDFGLAHLESTVMTTSGQFLGSPSYMSPEQIRGDVMSPRADIYSLCVVTYEMLTGRRPFSGENITTLVYNVVNSTPIPPHEHNPCLPRDYHDVFVRALAKDPEERFASFSEFVAALNGTDSERVTVSGAVGEQTLVLDPGSVSPKPSVSREAHSGGRKAVAAVFVLAVLSASLLVQWYGRAPRYEVRIQTDPPGANVVVDGTEFGPSPIGLPSLGEGKHSVRVTKDGFLPLEEVFELTGASRAESLRLALQPANVILFVDSTPPGGLVTIDGSSVGKTPLEEIELDPGQHEVHVARDGYETWRSVVAARGGESVNLVARLRSIGAGGSSPAAAGIRPGQLVELGPDDKPARRISGDPPGYPREARRLEQQGRVTLEFVVTDEGIPVDIRVVESAGSVLDDAVRESVAQWRFEPAEKNGVTVSVKMRIRHTFRLGTK
- a CDS encoding type II toxin-antitoxin system VapC family toxin — encoded protein: MKLLLDTHALLWWSTLDGKLSRKAKRGIASENNDVFVSAASAWEIATKARIGKLEWPATAGTVNSYVLEQGFRALPISLEHAERAGQLQINHRDPFDRMLIAQALAEDMWLASNEDFFDRAGVRRYW
- a CDS encoding type II toxin-antitoxin system Phd/YefM family antitoxin — protein: MKVTIHTAKTTLSKLIERAHAGEEIVISRGDVPVARLVPIALRPPRRKPGTLRGVVKIPDAFFEPLPEEDLDAWEGRS